One Anopheles marshallii chromosome 3, idAnoMarsDA_429_01, whole genome shotgun sequence genomic region harbors:
- the LOC128710786 gene encoding mitochondrial import receptor subunit TOM40 homolog 1-like, with protein sequence MGNVLASSKPIAGPGGLPPPMPTEALTSVGDGAGAPDKASGDAKPLENPGTMEELHRKCKDVMPTNFEGAKLMINKGLSNHFQVSHTINLNSSNTSGYRFGAMYVGTKQLSPTEAFPVVLGDIDPSGNLNANIIHQVTPNVRCKFASQIQSSKVTAAQLTTDYKGPNYTTSLTVGNPNVINNSGVMVAHYLQAITNRLAMGGEFAYQYGPAVPGGQIALMSAAARYATDLYTWSGTVGAAGVHLCYYQRASEQLQIGAEVETNFRMQESVATIGYQVDLPKSDLVFRGMVDSNWTVGAVLEKKLQPLPFTFALSGMLNHTKNQFRLGCGLIVG encoded by the exons ATGGGTAACGTGTTGGCATCCTCGAAACCGATTGCTGGGCCCGGCGGTCTGCCACCGCCGATGCCCACAGAAGCGCTCACGTCGGTCGGTGATGGTGCCGGTGCACCCGATAAAGCATCGGGTGATGCAAAACCATTAGAAAATCCCGGGACGATGGAAGAACTACACAGGAAATGTAAAG ATGTGATGCCCACAAACTTTGAAGGAGCCAAACTGATGATAAACAAGGGCTTAAGCAACCATTTCCAGGTCTCACATACGATTAATCTGAACTCTTCGAATACTAGCGGTTATCGCTTTGGTGCGATGTACGTTGGCACCAAACAACTTTCCCCAACGGAAGCATTTCCCGTCGTGCTTGGTGATATTGATCCGTCGGGAAATCTAAACGCAAACATCATTCATCAAGTAACACCGAATGTTCGGTGCAAATTCGCATCACAG ATCCAAAGCAGCAAAGTAACGGCGGCACAACTTACGACAGATTATAAGGGACCAAACTATACAACTTCGCTCACCGTCGGCAATCCAAATGTCATTAATAATTCGGGCGTTATGGTCGCGCATTACCTACAGGCCATTACGAACCGACTGGCAATGGGTGGAGAGTTTGCCTATCAGTACGGACCGGCAGTTCCCGGTGGACAGATTGCTTTAATGTCTGCTGCAGCCAG GTACGCAACGGATCTGTACACATGGTCCGGCACGGTTGGTGCAGCAGGAGTGCATCTTTGCTACTACCAGCGTGCCAGCGAGCAACTTCAAATTGGAGCGGAAGTAGAAACCAATTTCCGGATGCAGGAATCTGTCGCCACCATTGGCTACCAGGTGGACCTGCCAAAGTCGGACCTAGTGTTCCGGGGTATGGTGGACAGTAACTGGACGGTAGGAGCGGTCCTAGAGAAAAAGTTACAACCATTACCCTTCACCTTCGCGCTCAGTGGTATGCTGAATCACACTAAAAATCAATTCCGACTCGGGTGTGGGTTGATTGTGGGCTAG
- the LOC128713817 gene encoding MOB kinase activator-like 3, with protein sequence MALNGFLEFFQREKTFRPKKRFTQGTIRYSLHKQANASLQSGINLKEVVRLPAGENMNDWLAVHVVDFFNRINLIYGTISEYCNETTCPTMSGGAKYEYLWADGETYKKPIQLPAPRYIELLMDWVENQINNETLFPVSTDVPFPKTFPSLCKKILTRLFRVFVHVYIHHFDRIFSIGAEAHVNTCYKHFYYFVTEFDLMSAKELEPLAVMTAQMCTD encoded by the exons ATGGCACTGAACGGGTTTTTGGAATTCTTTCAACGGGAGAAAACGTTCCGGCCGAAGAAACGGTTTACCCAGGGCACGATCCGGTATTCGCTGCACAAGCAAGCCAACGCCAGCCTCCAGTCGGGTATCAATCTGAAGGAGGTGGTAAGGCTTCCGGCGGGCGAGAACATGAACGATTGGCTTGCGGTCCACGTGGTGGACTTCTTCAATCGGATCAATCTCATCTACGGCACCATATCGGAGTACTGCAACGAAACCACCTGTCCGACGATGAGCGGAGGTGCAAAGTATGAATACCTGTGGGCAGATGGAGAAACCTACAAGAAACCGATACAGTTACCGGCCCCACGGTACATCGAGCTGTTGATGGATTGGGTAGAGAATCAGATCAACAACGAAACACTGTTCCCCGTATCGACCGATGTGCCATTTCCTAAAACGTTTCCgagtttgtgcaaaaaaatcctGACCCGTCTGTTTCGGGTGTTTGTGCACGTGTACATTCATCATTTCGATAGGATTTTCAGTATTGGCGCA GAAGCGCACGTAAACACCTGCTATAAACATTTCTACTACTTCGTAACCGAGTTTGACCTGATGTCAGCAAAAGAACTCGAGCCTCTCGCCGTGATGACGGCGCAAATGTGCACAGACTAA
- the LOC128714011 gene encoding serine/threonine-protein kinase Tor translates to MSMVKVLLFVNGLKSRNKDVQNKAIKDLSLYVKTELRETPDDMFFEDFNHHIFEMLTSPDNNEKKGGILAIDCLINGDVVNTTNKISRYSNNLRNLLPVSDVCVMELAATVLVKLALLPGSNGASSFEFDIKRAFEWLSEDRVENKRQAAVLVLRELAVAMPTFFYQQVGSFFDHIFVAIKDPKAAIREGAGQALRAVLILTSQREGTKQNNNTQWHMNCYDQAFECLRDTVGREKNLNRDDRVHGALIVFKEILRCSHAAWEKQYMKLDNLNVDQKRSIRGQKDEEGRRFMPRIRVPFMEKLGNHTGHGSASYSSRYYDVVTDLKFFRQNNSVQESALYRALVREKYDTICQAVLDQRSSKSPYVIQTLLAIFPRLAAFNREEFVRLHLRTVANYLLTLLRSKEKERNAAFISLGYIAVAVEKEIEPYTKRIMELIGSALPPKDTPSKRKTPVDPSVFMCVMLLGHALKGGITHEVKEIVAPMLSTGLSPALIICLRELCETVPLAQPEITAGLLKILSYVLMNRPLPQFIVPKSHSVQQVHDTATIVLALQTLGTFSFEGCSLLQFVQRCADHFLNSEQQEIRIEAVQTCTLLLKLALQAADSNGNDVSETLTQTLSSVLEKILVVGITDVDPAVRLRVLKSLDESFDTQLAQPWFLSSLLVTIHDEVFEIRELAIIIIGRLSTINPAYVMPSLRKTMVQLLTELEHSGVSRNKEQSARMLDHLIVSTPRLVASYMRPILTILVPKLKEPDQNPSVVLNVLRAIGDLAEVIGGHHVLQKWSDELLQLLLDMLSDAGSTEKRAVALWTFGQLVSATGQVVVPYNKYPNLIDILINFLKTEQQLYVRRETIRVLGLLGALDPYKHKMNRGLIDSQTSANILISVDTKSDEPTDLSTSEMLINMSTQLDEYYPAVVISTLMKILRDPTLSNHHLSVVQAITFTFTSLGIKGVPYLSQVLPCLLRNIVTAEMSLKEYLFQQLSTLISIVKQHIIGFMDDIFELIKTFWTTGGGGGQGVGTSSSTASAASLQPTIINLVEKIAIALGCEFKVYLPQLMPQILRVLLHDTSKDRAVTVKLLGAMRNFGNNLDDYLHLIIPAIVKLFEPLDIPLNVSITALQTINYLAEVLDFTDFSSRVVHPLVRVIDNYPELRPVALTTLCSIMIQLGRKYLVFVPLVNRVMIKNKVPSVEYTKLLTKLQNNSTLAMDDEFRIRQARNRNREISLPSDSTIKKFPVSMSDLEAMFKANRRVSKDDWLEWLRRLSIILLKESKNPALRSCATLAQNYPQLLKDLFNAAFVSCWSDLSDKLKQDLAHSLTQALTVQDLPEITQTVLNLAEFMEHCESYPLKIDSKILGERAMECRAYAKALHYKEEEFHQTQDHHQSLFESLILINNKLQQKEAAEGLLEYAGRHRSSAEEMKVQVRWYEKLHSWEQARTLYSEKLKTNPNDLESRLGEMRCLEALGEWSALNAVTTDNWDTLGSEGQSKAGRLAAAAAWGLQDWEGMHRFVRCIPEDTQDGAFYRAVLAVHNEQYEVAQSLIDSTRDLLDTELTAMAGESYERAYGPMVCVQMLAELEEVIQYKLIPERRETIKSMWWDRLLGGQRLVEDWQRVIQVHSLVLSPKEDIRTWLKFASLCRKNGSLKLSEKTLVMLLEHDPMQNLGEPLPIDKPHVTFAYTKHLHMAGYVKEAYDHLNRFVASFSPQAFTASSGAGGQDDLKDENRRLLARCFLKLGMWQSSSTSGNLLKEHLVNGILVCYSRATKHDPNWYKAWHNWAYMNFEVVQAKKQQEEYTKNPGSAAERTLIKHYAVPAVRGFFQSINLSQGNSLQDTLRLLTLWFDHAQYEEVYEALVEGMRVIDKNTWLQVIPQLIARIDTPRNLVGQLINYLLTEIGKTHPQALVYPLTVASKSAPGTRKQAAHKILNNMCEHSNTLVNQVLLISEELIRVAILWHEQWHEGLEEASRLYFGEQNIEGMFATLEPLHAMLQRGPQTLKESSFNQAYGRDLSEAQEWCRNYKSTKNVRDLNQAWDLYYHVFRRISRQLVQLTSLELQYVSPKLLACRNLELAVPGSYTPGQPLICIASIETNLTIISSKQRPRKLCIRGSNGKNYMFLLKGHEDLRQDERVMQLFGLVNTLLLNDRDTFRRNLTIQRYAVIPLSTNSGLIGWVPHCDTLHKLIRDYRDSKKMMLNIEHRIMLRMAPDYDHLTVMQKVEVFEHALEQTKGDDLAKLLWLKSPSSEQWFDRRTNYIRSLAVMSMVGYILGLGDRHPSNLMLDRLSGKILHIDFGDCFEVAMTREKFPEKIPFRLTRMLINAMEVTGIEGTYRRTCESVMHVLRRNKDSLMAVLEAFVYDPLLNWRLLDSDRLRRSKNAGEMDSGSDSIQEDSLLSYSARRDAPAPAGGDAPDGNFPVVQNPVDVTNKKARAIVDRVKDKLTGKDFGKAEPVAVNRQIDLLIQQATSNENLCQCYIGWCPFW, encoded by the exons ATGTCGATGGTAAAAGTGCTTCTGTTTGTAAACGGGCTTAAATCCCGAAACAAGGATGTACAGAACAAAGCAATCAAGGATCTGTCGCTGTACGTTAAGACGGAGCTTCGCGAAACTCCGGACGATATGTTCTTCGAGGATTTCAACCACCATATCTTCGAGATGCTCACAAGCCCGgataacaatgaaaaaaagggaggAATATTGGCTATCG ATTGTCTCATCAACGGTGACGTCGtgaatacaacaaacaaaatttcccGGTACTCGAACAATCTGCGCAACCTATTACCCGTCAGCGACGTTTGCGTGATGGAGTTGGCAGCGACGGTTCTGGTAAAGTTGGCCCTGCTGCCCGGCTCGAATGGTGCCAGTTCGTTTGAATTCGATATTAAGCGTGCCTTCGAATGGCTATCGGAAGACCGGGTGGAAAACAAGCGTCAGGCAGCGGTATTGGTGTTGCGCGAGCTCGCTGTTGCCATGCCGAcctttttttatcaacaaGTTGGAAGTTTCTTTGATCATATATTCGTCGCAATAAAGGATCCAAAGGCGGCCATCCGGGAAGGGGCGGGCCAGGCGCTCAGGGCCGTGCTCATCCTGACGTCGCAGCGCGAaggaacgaagcaaaacaacaataccCAGTGGCATATGAATTGTTACGATCAGGCATTCGAATGTTTGCGGGATACGGTAGGACGAGAAAAGAATTTGAATCGAGATGATCGTGTGCACGGTGCGCTGATCGTGTTCAAGGAAATACTGCGCTGTTCGCACGCGGCCTGGGAGAAACAGTACATGAAGCTGGATAATTTAAATGTCGACCAGAAACGATCGATACGTGGACAGAAGGATGAGGAGGGCCGTCGGTTTATGCCACGTATTCGGGTGCCTTTTATGGAGAAACTCGGCAACCATACGGGGCACGGTTCCGCCAGCTACAGCTCACGCTACTATGATGTCGTGACGGATCTGAAGTTTTTCCGCCAGAACAACAGTGTGCAGGAGTCTGCACTTTACAGAGCGTTAGTGAGGGAAAAGTACGACACTATCTGCCAAGCTGTGCTGGATCAGCGCAGTTCAAAATCTCCCTACGTTATTCAGACACTGCTGGCAATTTTCCCGCGCTTGGCAGCGTTCAATCGGGAAGAGTTTGTGCGGCTACATCTGCGCACGGTGGCAAACTATTTGCTCACCTTGCTAAGGAGCAAGGAAAAGGAACGCAATGCCGCGTTCATATCGCTCGGGTACATTGCTGTGGCGGTTGAGAAGGAAATCGAACCATACACGAAACGCATCATGGAGTTAATTGGCAGTGCGTTGCCACCGAAAGACACGCCAAGCAAACGGAAAACCCCGGTCGATCCATCAGTGTTTATGTGCGTTATGCTGCTAGGGCACGCCCTTAAAGGTGGTATAACCCATGAAGTTAAGGAGATTGTAGCGCCCATGCTGTCGACAGGTTTAAGTCCGGCGTTGATCATCTGCCTGCGGGAACTGTGCGAAACGGTACCGCTAGCACAGCCCGAAATTACTGCCGGTCTGCTGAAGATACTGTCCTACGTGCTAATGAACCGCCCGTTGCCACAATTTATCGTCCCCAAGTCCCACTCGGTT CAGCAAGTGCACGATACGGCTACGATCGTCTTGGCATTGCAAACGCTAGGCACATTTAGCTTCGAAGGATGCAGCTTGCTACAATTTGTACAGCGCTGTGCCGATCACTTTCTCAACAGCGAGCAGCAAGAGATCCGCATCGAGGCGGTGCAGACGTGTACGCTGTTGTTAAAATTAGCGCTCCAGGCAGCGGACAGCAATGGGAATGATGTGTCCGAAAcgctcacacaaacactcagCTCGGTGCTGGAGAAAATCCTAGTCGTCGGCATCACGGACGTGGATCCGGCTGTGCGATTGAGGGTGCTTAAATCACTTGACGAAAGCTTCGATACACAGCTGGCCCAACCGTGGTTTCTTAGCTCGCTGTTAGTGACCATTCATGATGAGGTGTTTGAAATACGGGAGCTTGCGATCATCATTATTGGCCGGCTATCGACGATAAATCCGGCGTACGTGATGCCAAGTCTGCGTAAAACGATGGTACAACTGCTGACGGAATTGGAACACTCGGGTGTTAGCCGAAATAAGGAGCAGAGTGCGAGAATGTTGGACCATCTGATCGTGAGTACACCACGGTTGGTAGCGTCTTACATGCGCCCGATACTAACGATCCTCGTGCCGAAGCTAAAGGAACCGGATCAGAACCCGAGCGTGGTGTTGAACGTTCTGCGCGCAATTGGGGATTTGGCCGAAGTAATAGGCGGTCATCATGTGCTGCAGAAATGGTCAGACGAGCTGCTGCAGCTCCTGCTCGACATGCTCAGTGATGCGGGTTCTACGGAAAAGCGTGCTGTTGCACTATGGACATTTGGGCAGCTTGTCAGTGCCACTGGGCAAGTAGTGGTACCGTACAACAAGTATCCGAATCTGATTGACATACTGATAAACTTTTTGAAAACCGAGCAGCAGCTGTATGTCCGGCGGGAAACGATTCGAGTGCTTGGACTGCTTGGCGCACTCGATCCTTACAAGCATAAGATGAACCGTGGCTTGATCGACAGTCAGACGAGTGCAAACATCCTAATTTCGGTCGACACGAAAAGCGATGAACCGACCGACCTTTCCACATCGGAAATGCTAATTAACATGAGCACACAGCTGGACGAGTACTATCCGGCGGTGGTAATATCGacattgatgaaaattttacgCGACCCAACCCTATCAAACCATCATCTCAGCGTTGTGCAGGCAATCACATTTACGTTTACCAGTCTGGGCATAAAGGGAGTGCCGTACCTTTCGCAGGTGCTGCCCTGTCTGCTTCGGAACATCGTAACAGCCGAGATGAGCCTTAAGGAGTACCTGTTTCAACAACTCTCCACGCTGATATCGATCGTGAAGCAACACATTATCGGCTTCATGGACGATATCTTCGAACTGATCAAGACGTTCTGGACcaccggtggtggcggtggtcagGGCGTTGGTACGTCATCGTCAACGGCATCGGCCGCATCCCTGCAACCGACCATCATTAATCTGGTGGAAAAGATTGCCATTGCGTTGGGCTGTGAGTTTAAAGTGTATCTACCTCAGCTGATGCCGCAAATATTGCGCGTCCTGTTACACGACACCTCGAAGGATCGTGCCGTCACCGTGAAGCTGCTCGGTGCCATGCGCAACTTTGGCAACAATCTGGACGACTATCTGCACCTGATCATACCAGCGATTGTGAAGCTGTTCGAACCGCTTGACATTCCGCTGAACGTTTCCATTACGGCGCTGCAAACGATCAACTATCTTGCCGAAGTCCTCGATTTTACCGATTTTTCTTCCCGCGTCGTACATCCGCTGGTGCGCGTGATCGACAATTATCCCGAGCTAAGGCCCGTTGCGCTGACGACACTCTGCTCGATCATGATACAGCTGGGGCGCAAATATTTGGTGTTTGTGCCGCTGGTAAATCGAGTCATGATTAAGAACAAGGTACCGTCGGTGGAATACACGAAGCTGCTGACCAAGCTGCAGAACAACAGCACGCTTGCGATGGACGATGAGTTCCGCATACGGCAGGCAAGGAACCGGAATCGGGAAATTTCGCTACCGAGCGATAGCACGATCAAGAAGTTCCCCGTATCGATGTCCGATCTCGAAGCAATGTTTAAGGCGAATCGGCGCGTCTCCAAGGACGATTGGTTGGAGTGGTTACGGCGGCTAAGCATAATACTGCTGAAAGAGTCGAAAAACCCGGCGCTGCGATCGTGTGCAACGCTGGCCCAAAATTATCCTCAGCTGTTGAAAGACCTGTTCAATGCGGCATTCGTGTCTTGCTGGTCGGATCTATCGGACAAGTTAAAGCAAGACCTTGCGCACAGCCTTACGCAAGCGCTGACGGTACAGGACCTGCCGGAAATTACCCAAACGGTACTGAATTTAGCCGAATTTATGGAACACTGTGAAAGCTATCCGCTCAAGATCGATTCGAAGATTTTGGGCGAACGCGCGATGGAATGTCGGGCGTACGCGAAAGCCCTCCACTACAAGGAGGAGGAATTCCATCAGACGCAGGATCACCACCAGTCACTGTTTGAGTCGCTCATTCTCATAAACAACAAGCTGCAGCAGAAGGAAGCGGCCGAAGGGTTGCTGGAGTACGCCGGACGGCACCGGTCCAGCGCAGAGGAAATGAAGGTTCAAGTGCGCTGGTACGAAAAGTTGCACAGCTGGGAACAGGCACGAACGCTTTATTCGGAAAAGCTAAAAACTAACCCGAACGACCTCGAATCGCGACTGGGTGAGATGCGTTGCCTGGAAGCGTTGGGTGAATGGTCCGCACTGAACGCCGTAACGACGGATAACTGGGATACACTGGGATCGGAGGGACAGAGCAAAGCGGGTCGATTAGCGGCTGCTGCCGCGTGGGGTTTGCAAGACTGGGAAGGTATGCATCGGTTCGTACGCTGCATTCCCGAGGACACGCAGGATGGCGCCTTCTACAGGGCCGTGCTGGCCGTACACAATGAGCAGTACGAGGTCGCGCAAAGTTTGATCGATTCGACGCGCGATCTGCTCGACACGGAGCTGACCGCTATGGCGGGTGAGTCGTACGAGCGGGCATACGGTCCGATGGTGTGCGTGCAGATGCTAGCCGAGCTGGAGGAAGTGATCCAGTACAAGCTGATCCCGGAGCGACGTGAAACGATCAAGTCTATGTGGTGGGACCGGTTGCTGGGAGGACAGCGTCTCGTCGAGGACTGGCAGCGTGTGATTCAGGTGCACTCGTTGGTGTTGTCGCCGAAGGAAGACATCCGTACGTGGCTGAAGTTTGCCTCGTTGTGCCGCAAGAATGGTTCGTTAAAGCTATCCGAAAAAACGCTTGTAATGCTGCTTGAGCACGATCCGATGCAGAACCTGGGTGAGCCGCTTCCGATCGATAAACCGCACGTAACGTTCGCATACACGAAGCATCTACATATGGCCGGGTACGTGAAGGAAGCTTACGACCATCTGAACCGCTTTGTGGCGTCTTTCAGCCCGCAGGCCTTCACCGCCAGTAGCGGAGCGGGTGGGCAGGACGATTTGAAGGATGAGAACCGGCGGCTGTTGGCCAGATGTTTCTTGAAGCTGGGCATGTGGCAGAGCAGTTCCACCAGTGGCAATCTGCTGAAGGAGCATCTGGTGAACGGGATTCTCGTATGCTACAGCCGAGCTACGAAGCACGATCCGAACTGGTACAAGGCGTGGCACAATTGGGCGTACATGAACTTTGAGGTGGTGCAGGCTAAGAAGCAGCAGGAAGAGTACACCAAAAATCCGGGCAGTGCTGCCGAGCGGACGCTGATTAAGCATTACGCCGTACCAGCGGTGCGTGGCTTCTTCCAGTCGATCAATCTCTCCCAGGGCAATTCGCTGCAGGACACCTTGCGGTTGCTTACCCTCTGGTTCGATCACGCCCAGTACGAGGAAGTTTACGAAGCGCTGGTCGAAGGAATGCGTGTAATCGATAAAAACACGTGGCTCCAGGTGATACCGCAACTGATCGCACGAATCGACACACCGCGCAATTTGGTCGGACAGCTGATTAACTATCTGCTGACGGAGATTGGCAAAACGCACCCGCAGGCCCTGGTGTATCCGCTTACGGTGGCATCAAAGTCAGCACCGGGCACCCGCAAACAGGCCGCTCACAAAATATTGAACAACATGTGCGAACATTCGAATACGCTCGTCAACCAGGTACTGCTGATCAGCGAGGAGCTGATTCGGGTGGCCATCCTGTGGCATGAACAGTGGCACGAGGGACTGGAGGAAGCGTCCCGACTGTACTTCGGGGAGCAGAATATAGAAGGCATGTTTGCGACGTTGGAGCCCTTGCACGCTATGCTACAGCGCGGACCGCAAACATTGAAGGagtcgtcgttcaaccaggcATACGGACGTGATTTGTCCGAAGCACAGGAATGGTGTAGAAATTATAAG AGTACGAAAAACGTGCGCGATCTAAACCAGGCATGGGATTTGTACTACCACGTATTTAGGCGCATTTCGCGCCAGCTGGTGCAACTCACCTCGCTGGAGCTGCAGTACGTTAGCCCGAAACTGCTCGCCTGTCGCAACCTGGAACTGGCCGTTCCGGGTAGCTATACGCCCGGTCAACCATTGATTTGTATCGCCAGCATCGAAACGAACCTCACGATTATCAGCTCGAAGCAGCGGCCACGGAAGCTGTGCATTCGGGGTTCGAATGGTAAAAACTACATGTTCCTGCTGAAAGGCCACGAAGATTTGCGCCAAGACGAGCGTGTGATGCAACTGTTCGGGCTGGTAAACACGCTACTGCTGAACGATCGCGATACCTTCCGGCGCAATCTAACGATTCAGCGGTATGCGGTGATACCGCTCAGCACTAACTCGGGTCTGATCGGTTGGGTACCGCACTGTGACACGCTGCACAAGCTGATCCGCGACTATCGCGATTCGAAGAAAATGATGCTAAACATCGAGCATCGGATCATGCTGCGGATGGCGCCGGATTACGATCACCTGACGGTGATGCAGAAGGTCGAGGTGTTTGAACATGCGCTGGAACAGACGAAGGGTGACGATTTGGCCAAGCTGCTCTGGCTGAAAAGCCCATCCTCGGAGCAGTGGTTTGATCGGCGCACCAACTACATCCGGTCGTTGGCGGTCATGTCGATGGTCGGGTACATTCTGGGACTCGGCGATCGCCACCCTTCGAACTTGATGTTGGATCGGTTGAGTGGAAAAATTCTTCATATCGATTTCGGTGATTGTTTCGAG GTCGCTATGACACGAGAGAAGTTCCCGGAGAAGATTCCCTTCCGTCTGACGCGTATGCTAATCAACGCGATGGAAGTGACCGGAATCGAAGGAACGTACCGGCGCACCTGCGAGAGCGTTATGCACGTGTTGCGACGCAACAAAGATAGCTTGATGGCGGTGCTGGAAGCGTTCGTGTACGATCCGCTGCTAAATTGGCGTCTGCTGGATTCGGACCGGTTGCGTCGATCGAAGAATGCGGGTGAAATGGACAGTGGGTCGGATAGCATACAAGAGGATTCACTGTTGAGCTACAGCGCCAGAAGAGACGCAC CGGCTCCTGCTGGAGGTGATGCACCGGATGGGAATTTCCCTGTCGTGCAGAATCCGGTCGATGTGACGAATAAAAAAGCCCGTGCTATTGTGGACCGTGTGAAGGACAAACTGACCGGTAAGGATTTCGGTAAAGCAGAGCCAGTAGCCGTCAATCGGCAGATAGATTTGCTGATTCAACAAGCGACGAGTAACGAAAATCTTTGCCAGTGCTACATAGGATGGTGTCCATTTTGGTAA